In a genomic window of Wyeomyia smithii strain HCP4-BCI-WySm-NY-G18 chromosome 1, ASM2978416v1, whole genome shotgun sequence:
- the LOC129731635 gene encoding basic helix-loop-helix transcription factor amos-like codes for MAENLIYRQYFYNYHQTMELPSAPSSEFIPSTLNYIPPYEATQCSSDSEWMTASPGGYSSSSPMYYPVAQEEFTSPAIADPIKTSPTGRPLSNSAKILSQIEQQYEDSSASDSDLLNNSEIPTKIKIKRGTAVPTVIKRKRRLAANARERKRMRGLNEAFDRLREHLPSLGNDRQFSKHETLQMAQNYITALCELLV; via the coding sequence ATGGCGGAGAATCTTATTTACCGGCAGTACTTTTACAATTATCACCAAACAATGGAGCTTCCCTCAGCACCCAGCTCGGAATTCATACCATCAACGTTGAACTATATTCCACCCTACGAAGCAACGCAGTGTAGCAGTGATTCCGAATGGATGACGGCCAGTCCTGGAGGCTACAGTTCATCTAGCCCCATGTATTATCCTGTTGCACAAGAAGAGTTTACCAGTCCAGCAATTGCCGATCCAATCAAAACATCCCCCACTGGTCGGCCGCTGTCGAATTCGGCAAAAATCCTAAGCCAGATCGAGCAGCAGTATGAAGATAGCAGTGCATCAGATAGTGACCTCCTGAACAATAGTGAAATTCCTACCAAAATTAAGATCAAACGGGGCACGGCAGTTCCTACGGTGATCAAGCGCAAGCGTCGCCTAGCGGCTAACGCACGAGAACGGAAGCGTATGAGAGGGCTGAACGAGGCTTTTGACAGGCTGCGGGAACATTTGCCCTCGCTGGGTAACGATCGACAGTTTTCCAAGCACGAAACCCTACAGATGGCACAGAACTACATCACGGCGTTGTGTGAATTGCTAGTATAG